The window GAGTGTACGGTTTGCCTGCGTATTCGAactgcttcgtcttcatgAGAGTGCGAGACCTGGCCAGCTGAGTATCCGCATCGCTTGCAGCAGTCGCGTCTCCTACCACTGACCGAACGTCCTCCACGACGAGATAGTCCTTGCCTGATACTCCCTGCTCGAGCAACAGgccatcctcgccgtcgGGGCCTGCAATCCAGCTCAGCGATTTGCTCTCGCCAGACCAGTAGCGATCAAAGATCTGGTCCAGAGTCACCGGCTTGCCGGAGCCGCGAGAGTCGGCGTCGGGATCGTGCTCCACATCGCTGGCGTGCTTGTACGATCCCTTGGATACAAACACGGCGAGCGACGCGATCCAGGCAGCAGCGAAGACGGCGGCacagatgaagaggatacgACGCAGCTTCCTGTCCATAGGCCTGCGCTGAAGGCCCGCGCCGGTCGAGCCAAGGAAGGCGGCACTCTCGGTGTCATCGGCGGCTTCGTCCTTGAGGGGATCCTCATCGTAGACGTCGGTGTAGCCAGGCCTGCCGCGGGCCTTTCGCGACGCTGTCCCTTTCTCCATTTCCTCTTGTATCCGatcgaagacgatgctggtgGTTGAGACGGAAGAGAGAGACTCGGTCGATGGGGATCTCTTGAGCCCGTCAGCAGAGGAcggcgccatgatggagaCCGGCGACGAGCAAAGTCGCAGGGGTTACGTGGAAGGAGTCGTTTTTTTCGATATATCAGTCAGCCGGATCGCGTTCAGAGGCAGACTCGCAGCATCGTCTCGCAGCGATTGGCAGCAGCGTGGCCTCGAGATCACGATGCGGACACCAGCAATTCGGAAGCAGTCGAAGGGAGAAGCGGTCAATTGCCGGTGTTGCGGTGCTGTAGTTTCTGCAGGTATTGAGCGTTGAGGCAGGCTTATTGTCGACTGGATTGCGTGACGTGATTGGCGTAAGCTTCGATGCATGTGCTGTTAGTGCTGGTCTTACAGGGGCTTGTGCTCGGCCACGGGGCTGCATGTACTGTGCTAGCACTCACTGGAACCTGTAGGCAGGAAGAAGCATACAGTCAGCAAGGCGAACAAACAATAAAGCATAAAGTCTGCCTCGAATTGGCCAATGGGAGTTGCATGCAGTCCTCCAGCCTCGTAATACTGCGGCAATCGTGGCAATCAATCTGTATATCGTCTCATAGGTCGATGCTGATCCCACTCAAGGCTGCCAGATGCGAGTGGCACTGATGGCGTGTAAGTGGCCTGGTCTTACGGTGGAAACTCCACTGCCGGCCAATAAGGCCAGCATATGCCGAGGTGAGGCCTGCCAATGGTAGCCTAGGGATACCGTTGATTAACATGCATGCATCAGATGGCGCCTTGTGCGCTGTATTGCCCGatcaccagcagcatcacaTCACAACATTCACACATACATAAAATAAGGCGGCCGTCGTCTGCATGATGCAGCCGTCCAGCCTTGTATAATTCGCCGGCCGGGCTCTTAGTGGCTCCGCAGCGGGATCAACGCAGCTGTGGAACCAGGCCGCCACACCAATCCCGCGTCTCCAGGCTTCGGATGATAGATGACagacgatggcagcagctgagaaCAGGCGACTTGGGATGCGGCCGAGCGGCTATTGGCTGCAATGGGGGGTGTGTATCATCCATCAATACGAATAACTTGTATGGGACGACTGCGCCAAAAAGGACTGGCGTTACCGAAAAAGATGCTATCGCGATAGTCTCGCTGCTACACACAGAGCCAAAAACAAGCCAAGGCTGTGGCGCAGGCGCATGTGTGCATGTACAAGAGACGAGACCGGGAAGAGCTTCGCTCAGCTCCCGCAGCTTGAccctacctacctatacataGAAACATTTGCCACATCTATTGCCTCCAGCCACGTTGGTTGGTTGCCCGCAGCCTTACGACAGCCGAACCGCTCACCCACGCTTCCCGGCTTCCCAGCTTCCCAGCTTCCCAGCTCCCCAACCTCAGACGACATCCTCGGCCGCTCTGCTAAGCGCCGGGCTCCAACTATCGTGTAGCCGCCTGCAGCTGTGGCGGCGATTGGGTGCTCTCATCTATCTTGACCACGCGGCAAGCCGTCCCATACGCCGCCGTCTGGGCGAAGCCCCCCATGTCGCCCGCATCGAATCTCAGACAGATGA is drawn from Trichoderma atroviride chromosome 7, complete sequence and contains these coding sequences:
- a CDS encoding uncharacterized protein (TransMembrane:1 (i92-112o)); its protein translation is MAPSSADGLKRSPSTESLSSVSTTSIVFDRIQEEMEKGTASRKARGRPGYTDVYDEDPLKDEAADDTESAAFLGSTGAGLQRRPMDRKLRRILFICAAVFAAAWIASLAVFVSKGSYKHASDVEHDPDADSRGSGKPVTLDQIFDRYWSGESKSLSWIAGPDGEDGLLLEQGVSGKDYLVVEDVRSVVGDATAASDADTQLARSRTLMKTKQFEYAGKPYTPQWLQPSPDQQKVLIGVAKESVWRHSFTAVYFVLDVETQTAEPPYPVGYRGSRSACKLEPSQRCDILYQG